A DNA window from Phyllostomus discolor isolate MPI-MPIP mPhyDis1 chromosome X, mPhyDis1.pri.v3, whole genome shotgun sequence contains the following coding sequences:
- the LOC118498547 gene encoding LOW QUALITY PROTEIN: probable ribosome biogenesis protein RLP24 (The sequence of the model RefSeq protein was modified relative to this genomic sequence to represent the inferred CDS: deleted 1 base in 1 codon), with protein sequence MRIEKCYFCSGPIYPGHGMMFVRNDCKVFRFCKSKCHKNFKKMRNPRKVRWTKAFRKAAGKELTVDNSFEFEKRRNEPVKYQRELWSKTIDAMKRVEEIKQKQQAKFIMNRLKKSKELQKAQDIREVKQNIHLIRAPAAGKEKQLEDKMVQKLQEDVDMEVLHDG encoded by the exons ATGCGTATCGAGAAGTGTTATTTCTGTTCCGGGCCTATATACCCCGGCCACGGCATGATGTTCGTCCGCAACGATTGCAAGGTGTTCAGGTTCTGTAAATCCAAATgccataaaaactttaaaaagatgcGCAATCCTCGTAAGGTCAGGTGGACT AAAGCCTTCCGTAAAGCAGCTGGTAAAGAGCTTACAGTGGATAATTCATTTGAATTTGAAAAACGTAGAAATGAACCCGTCAAATACCAGCGAGAGCTGTGGAGTAAAACAATTGATGCAATGAAGAGAGTCGAAGAGATCAAACAGAAACAGCAAGCTAAATTCATAATGAACAGgttgaagaaaagtaaagaacTACAGAAAGCTCAGGACATCAGAGAAGTCAAGCAGAACATCCACCTCATCCGGGCCCCTGCTGCAGGCAAAGAAAAGCAGCTGGAAGACAAAATGGTACAGAAACTACAAGAGGATGTGGACATGGAAGTTCTTCATGATGGTTAA